In the genome of Etheostoma cragini isolate CJK2018 chromosome 5, CSU_Ecrag_1.0, whole genome shotgun sequence, the window aatgtatttatatacaggCCAGTAttctgtattttacaatgataaaataaaatttgcaGGTATGGGAATAAACATTATTCCCCAATACTCAGGGGAAAACGTCGGTGTGTGATTAACGCGAGTGACATTTAATAAAGACGTCTgtcaataataacaataataataataataattaataatacgGTAAAAATGAtaggctaataataataataaatgggGCCATCCAGTGTACTTGTACTTGCTCATATATGTTTTATAGAAAATATACACATTGAAACATTTATTGTATTCCACTAATTTATAGTTCATAGgctatattattttttactgtatttattttatataggcTGTATGTACACTGTggatattgtattgtattactaTTGAAAGTTGGCActatatgaaatgtttttgtttttttacataaaaacatataacaTAAAATTAGAGTTAAAAATGGCTTTGtgcattttataaaaatacaaatgtgatgTTGATCTTGTCttatgaatgtaaaatgaatgcTGATGATATCAACCATcaagacatatatatatatatatatatatatatatatatatatatatatatatatatatatatatatatatatatatatatatatacatatatatatatcagtaaaaaacaaaacaaaaaaaaacaggaaggcCACAGTTGAAAATAAAGCTATTTTATTGTCAATGCATTCAACGTGATTAGATAAACTATCAAGTAGTAAATTTCCGCAAAAGGAAGAAACACACGTAAACTATTCCCCACtgacacaaaatattacacttttgtatttcaaataaaacaaattatttacatcGCAATGTATAGACTGCATCTGAAATTAATATCATTTAATATTACATGCACTCTGAAATATAGTCTGACATAATATCCCAATGTGTGTCCATATTCATTGTAGACATGAATAAAACTTGCTGCGTTGTAAACCATCACTTGTGACTACATTTGTATTTCTTCTCTATATTTGCATTTATATGATATAAAATACaacttactgtacatttacacatatttaaatCTTCCCTTATTCTCAAACGTTTAAGTGCTTCACACATAGATCAATTTCTGAAGTCAAAATGCTTTTGCATACACCCAagacatgacattttgtacagggGAGAAAAGTAAACAGACCCAACAGGAATTAGAAGATCATAGTCCAAAGTGAAAACAAGTGCAAGGggtgtttctgtatttttaggTGGCCTTTCTCCAGTCGGACTGCTTAAATCCAGGCAGGGTCACAGACCCTCCGTGATAGAAAACAGTCCCTCCCTTGTTAGTCTTTAAAAGTCAGTTGTGGGAGGTCATATGACGTGACAGGTGATGCCGCTCCCGAAAGGACTCGTTGCAAATGGGGCACTTGAGTTTCTCCTCGCGCCGCCGCTTGACCAGTGGCTCCATGGCGTACTCCTTTTTGTGGTGGGATCGCATGTGGTAAACCAAGTCTGAGGTCATGCGGAAGGAGGCGTTACATTTGGCGCACCAGTTCTGCGCCGGCAGGCAGAGGGAGGTGAAGGAGGGCGGCAGGAGGGTGAGCGCCGAGGGCATCTGAAGCTGAATAGCCCCAGAGTTCTTGGGCCAGAAGGTAGTGGCGTAGACAAAGGGGTTCTGTTTGGCCATGCCGCCTGGCACGGGGCAATTGGCGCCCAGTTCTGCGCCCTGCAGTTTGGCGGCAAGGTGGTCGGCCTGGTAGAGTCTGTTGGAGGAGATGGTGTCGCCCACCGCTGGGTGGCAGTCCAGCAGCTTGGCCGGCATCACCAGCGGTGAGATCTGGGCGAAAGAGGAGCGAGACGGCTGGCTGAAGGCGCTCTTCCTCTCTCCACCGCTGCCGCCGCCTTGCTGGGTAACTGAAGTGAAAGCGCTGCCCATGGGTGAGGTTTGGGGTGGCTGGGTCTCCGTCAGCACTTGCCTGATGTTGAGGTGCTTCTCTGATGGATTGCTGCTTGGACGACCGCCATCTTTGTTTTCAGAGTTGGAGCTCTGGAGGTTTTTGTTGCCGCTGTGGTGTTTGAGGTTCTGGGAAGACTTCTTGACCTCGGTGAATGCGCTGCGCTTGCCCTGACCAAGTTCTGTGGAGCCCGGCGGGGAGAAGGCCTTGTGGTTCTCCTCCAGGCCGTACGCCCCTCTGTAGTTCTGTGCAGACGTTGCTAGCTCGTCTTTAGACTTGGATTGTGGAAGACTGGGCCCTCGGCGCTCCCTGTCCTCTATTTCCGAGAACTTCCTCTTCCCCGAGCTCTCGCTGCAGATCTCGGCCTCCTTGTCGCTGGGCGGGCTGGTCCGGTTGTTCTCTAGATCCCTGGCCAGGTTATGAAAGTCTGTGGAGGGTTTGTTGCTATCCTGAGGGCTGCTGAAGCCCTCGGAACGGCCAAGCTTTGGACTGGTCCTGGTCGGGGTTGTTTTTGGTTGCTCGGTGGTGCTGTCTTTGCTCGGCTCCTCGTCGACACCTGTGATGCTCTGCAATCTTTTGGTGCAACGGAACCGGAGATGGGCCAAGAACGGAAACTCAAACTGGAACCGCTGGCTGCAGTCTGGACATGAGTAGTGAGACGAACCTGGGAAGAAAAGAGACGGAAATGAGTTGTGACCCAAAAAAAACTATCCTAAAGCTATCCTGTGGAAGGGATGCGTCTTATAATAAGGCACAAAGTATCAGCTTTGTAAAACTGACGTCAGACATTATCACCGAGTGTTGAGGGAAATTAAAGACCACGAAGAACAAATAATATTCTAGTTTAAAAGACAATTTCCATGATGCACTGCATGAAAcagtttatactgtaaatgggTTTTAAGGTATTAAACTTGGCATTTTACAGCAAGGACTAACAGCCTATACATACGgttgtttactgtaaataatgtggTTAACAGCTGTATTGGTTTTGTGGACCCATGATGCATTGCATGAAACCAGTATCCTaccacattttcaaaataatacagtaATTTACTGCTGTATTTAAGAAAATTCCAATGATGCAATGcatgttaaagttttttttagggTAATTAATGGGGCATTTTTGAGTAATTAACTGTAGCTTTTACAGCAATGGCTAACAGCCCAGAGAGTCAACACGGGCCCCAACACTGTCAAAAGGGGACCTGGTTTCGGTCGACTCACCTTTGCTCTTGGTGGGTGCTCTGCTGGAgctgagcagcagcaggtcGATGAGGTCTTTGCCGTACCAGACCAGCAGCTCCTCGTCCTTCTCGATCCGGCGGAGCGAGCGGTACAGCAGCTGGCCGTTCTTCACGTAGGCCTCCAGGTTCTGCTCCTCCTTGTCCCGGGCCGACTGGACCAACCGCAGCCACATCAAGCCCTCTGAAGTGCTGTTGGCCGCTGAGGTGTCCacctgaacaaaacaaacacacccatgGAGTTATTACATCAGTGCAACAACTCAAATTcattttcagacaaatactGGGCCTTGAAAtcttattttttcaattaaaataaatgaaagaattgCAAATGAGGACCTTTAATATCACCCATAATCATGTATTTCAATTACTGGCAAACTGTTGCAAATGTCTGAAATTAATAGAACAGAATGATCTTAAATTCATTGGCAGATTATTCACTTTTTGTAGAAATATTGAATAAAGGAACATTTCCATGACTCAATAAATGATTCAATGACTTGGTGGGgattgttttgtgttgcagtgtagaatggattttttatttaaataagacTGCACAAATCTACTAACATGGTAGTGTACTATTGCTGCTCTTGCATgggaatatttctttttttcaaatctcaGTTTCTTGCTCCAGTTGAGCCATGCATTAAGAGGACAAGGGCCTGGATCTATAAATAACAGATTTGCTATATCTGGAGGTGCTTAGCAAGACAGAGAATTAATAAAAGAGATTATGTCAGGCTTGTTTAGATGCTCACTGGTAGAATttgtatttcaaaattaaaacataaaaaataatacatactgggtttattaaaaaaaaaatcaatgctgGGGCTTGCATTAAAGTACAATTAGCTGCAAATAAAGACCTCCTTACCCTGAAGATATAAGGTGCTGTGCGTTTGTCGGTGGACTTCAGAGCGATGAAGGCGATGCTGTCGTACAGCGACGTGTGGCTCAACACACAAGGCCCGAATATGGCGTTTTCCGGGATGTCACACGTCGTGTAGACGCTTGTGAAAATATCCGTGAGACACTGCTGGACCGCTTTGGCGTCCCCATCCCACACCAACTTCTGAGAGCTGGACTCCTCCATTTCACTCTGCAGAGACAAGAGACATCATGAGATCAGGTGGGACATCAAAGCTGCGAGCCGTCGGTAGACAACCAACCCCGGTTCTTAGGTTCTTCTAAATGTTTATCAACCGAATATAGACCGTAAATGTCAACCCGAAGCTGCTAAACGAGCTGTCTCGTGGGTTCTCCCTCCACCGTCCCTGCTGATAGGAAATAAATCTCTTCCTGGACAGATTGGCTAAACCAGCTGTCAAGGGCGGcgtttgggagggggggggggggggggggggggggggggggggggggggggggggggggggggggggggggggggggggggggggggagccgtttctatcttttcttttttttctttctctttttttttggcaaagcTTTGTAATTTATTCAATCCCCGTAATAACTTCATGGCGGCATCACCTTCAGCATCCTGATGATGTGCTTTCCAAATGTTGTCAATTACATAAAAGAAGGGAAATATGCTACAATCATGAAAGACCATAGTGATAATAATCCAAAATCACAAtatcatcattatttttattggtgttgtttttataatattactattaataataaaaataaaaataataataatctcgGAGTGTGCCAAATATttgataaatatattaaaactatttaggataaatgattattttagaTGGTGGATTACGATAGAatgtgcctgtctgtcttcatTACTGCAGGCTTAATATAGCCTATCATAAAAGTATTAGCGTaagtattaatattattatttatagtaGCATTAGCAGGCCTCTACGGGCTACAGTTGCCCTTGTCTATTCAGCTGTGAGGGTTATGATTGGCGGCAGTCAAAacgaaaaaaaaatccaataatcttatattataatgaaatgacTTGTGAAGTCTCAAGGGGGATTTAACAATGGCTTTACGACAACCTCTGTGtttattatcatttattataTACATGTAGGCTCATATTCCTTTAACGGGAAGGCTTTTTAGTGTTGTTGTGACACTGTAGTTGTCTAAAATCGTATAGAATCACTAGCCTATACACGATCTTTTTtccttacaaaaaaaagaagaaataattaagaatgtaaaaaaaactccaagTGCGAGGTGCCGAGGTCCGTGCGTGTCCAATGGAGAGAGCATGTCCAATGGGTTTCAAGTGGACTGTCAAAGTCAGTGATTTCATGTCAGCCaacctttctctcctttctacAAGCGGCAGCGTATGCCGCCTCATTACCATAATCCACCACGTTCCCCTCTGAGACTGTAATTAAAGCAGCACGACCagttaattatttcttttctctcttttctaaCCTCTGAATGTGTGTTCAGACGGCTGCGGCTCTCCTCCCTCAGACAGCAGAGACTGTGCGCGGAAACGCGCACCTGATACGCGCGTGTGCAGCCGTAAATGAGGCTCAATGGACAGTCgagtaacatttaaaaaaaaaaaaaaaaaaaaaaagataatgaggagaagaaaaaataataatctaatgGTTTTTAACGCCGTCAGAAAGCTCTGCTCCAGCCGTGAgggaaaaaatcataaatgtttaaataatgatCATATTCCAGTCTTCACTATGATTATTGTTGCACAAATTATTTCTACCATTGATCACAAAATAATTATTCATAACTCTTTAGTGATGCTTTTTGGGCTAATGGCACGGGTTGTATGTGTGTTATAGTCACTGcttgatttattttgatgtttaattctcctattAACAGTTTATAACATGTAATAAATCACTGCCAACCACTCAAGCAACTTCCACGGTGACACAGCGTGTGCAGTATAAAGAAACCTGTTAATCGGgatagaaaaaggaaataaaatccaCAGATGGAGCAAAAGTTTGTTTCGCGCTTAATCTGGAAGCAATTTGGCCTTTTACGCATCAAAGAGATTCAACTCAGGCTGATATTAATAATTGCactcataaaaaaatgttttgtggctGCACGCTCAGAGAAAATGCCTGGCCCCTCTCTGGGTTTGCGCCTGGCTTTAATTTTTCCTTCtgatttgtcaaataaaaagtgGGAAATCTGATTCAATAACCCGCTGGTTCAAAAGAGGCTCAACAGCGACCGAAATTTTCCCTGTGCAACATTTTGCGCACGGTGCAGTGGAGAGCCTTTCCAAAGTCTCTATATGATTTGTTTCACCTCAATGTTCAGAGGAACAGAAACAGAGCGCACAAAATATTCTACAACGATATGTATCACAGGCGCAAATGAGAGAGAAGAGATAAAGGGCTGAGTGTCTGCACATCCAGAGACTGGAGGAAAGCAGCCACCCTCCCATTCAGACCTACTGCGGGTGGGGAAGGGGTGAGCAAAgattggtggggggggggggggNNNNNNNNNNNNNNNgggggggggggggggatttttaCCCATCTGCTAAAGCCGTGCCAGGCTGAAAACTGTCCTAAATCAGCGCTGTGACTGAATTGCGAGTTTTTTGTCCGTGGCGCTGAAACATCTGCGTGTGAGTTTCTTCTGTTCTTTCTGCGCCGCTTTCAGCGCCTGCGGGATGTGTGACTGCACGTGCCGCGAAAAGACAAACCCATGAACTGTCCCTTCAACTatccaaaccacacacacacacacacaaacacatatatacacacacacacacacacacacacacacacacacacacacacacacactgctttgcATTTCACAATCCTACCTTTCCGTCGATCAGGAAGAAAACAATAATCCACAAACGAAGTGCGAGCGATGCTGAGATTCCAAAAACCCGTTTGCACCTCCGGGGGCGGGGGAAAGCCCCGCAAACAAGCAGGGGGACGCGGTGATGGAGGTGATGGAGATGGTGATGCGCTCCCGGTCTGGTCCGTATAGTGTCAGTACATTCCCCCACCCGGTGTAGTGAAAGTGagagtgctgctgctgctgccgcagATAGTCTCCTCGCGGACACTGGGAGTGAGCGGGCGGGGGTCGAGAGAGGataaagggagacagagagagagagagagacagagagacacacagagagagagaggcgtgCAGATGGGGCCCGATGCTCTGGCTGACTGGCACACCgacacacactttttgtttgCTGCACATAATCTACCCAATGAGGCGTGTCACTCTCCGTCTCCTCCCTTTAACTCTTCACTGACCGACTGTCATTTGAAGCGATTTATGGACGAGCAGAGAGATAAAGANNNNNNNNNNCGACCCCTTCCTTCCTAACCCCCCTccctttattattgtaattctAATCACAATAGTTGGTGGTTGTATTAGAAGAGAAGTGTCATTTTAGGAGTCGAATGTTTGGGAGGGGGGCAAGTTTAAAAGTAGAATATCAGCTGGAGAgtcaaaacacaaatatctttcacatcataataataacagcTACAATAAGTATGATTGATTTGATGATgattgtaataaaaataaaactaataatgattgcaaaaaaaacctaataataataatgaatgggGGTGACACTcagaatgtgtttaaatgtatgcTAATGAAACGCTCTTTGCGCTTTGACCGCCTCTGAAGGACTTTTTGGACTGGGACATTCCGAGCATGCAGCAGCGGGACACTGAGCTTCCCCCGCCGCCTTCCCGCGGTGCCAGCCGGCTCTACCCGCAGCCAGAGCGGCCATGCGTCCCGGGTAGAGTCGCCGCGgaccgctgctgctgctgctgctgtctgtacTGTGTTCAGGCTCATTTAGGGGGCGCCAGTGCATAATTTGCATTGAGTGAAGGCTCATACTGTGATGGAAGGGAAAGCTTCAGGATGTTTGGAGCTTTTTCTTTCACTGCTTTTCTGCACATGCATTAAACCGAACTAGGCTGTAGAAAAACAGATACGTTATAATTACTACTTTAAACTTTCATGTATCCGTTTTGTatctcatatttgttttttaagactTAAAAATGACAGGCTAAAGAAGATATTACCAAATATTCAGAAACATCGAGGATGTTAAACTGGAATAAGAATACTTAGTTTCCTAATGGATGTGATAACTGaccacaaatgtttttgtttttattcaagtatcaatacaaaatgttttaaaatagaaaGATGTGCTGTATACCTTTTTTGGTCTAAAACCTgcatttaacaataataaatgcaGTGAGGAATTAAGGcctttttaatataaaattacatttaaaaaaaaatcaatttccgGTCCCCAAGAATGCTTTAACCATTGACGTAGTGTTCGATGTCCTGCATCAGTGCAGATTGAGCTGTTTATTTCTGTAGGAAGTGTAAAATTCTGTTCTGACAAATGAACTGCCAGGAAAATCAAAACCGAAAAATTCCTTTCAAGTCAGTTATTACAGTCAACTCATAGCACCACTTGGCAAGATGTTGAATTGATTGCATCTTCAATTACGTGTATTTAGCTCAACTGAAAGAACAAATAATCTGCAGTGCAGGTACTATTTCACTGTTTCTGACAAATTTTGCAATTTAGAGGCACAGAAGACACTTCTGTCATCTTTAAGGAACAAAAAGGAGTCTttagttctttattttttaatctgtatttTATCTACATAACAGTTCATTTGATATGAAGACTTGTGATGTAATACATGAGGTCAGAGCAACAGCAGccctaaaacagagacctgcCCAAGGGCGCCTCAGAAGGGAAGAAATGGATGAAAGGGTGAAGGAAAGTGTTTTTGGCCAAATTGCTGCCCTTCAAATTAAACTGATCTGTTTCTACTACTTTCACTTGGTTGAGGCCGTAAGTCATCTTGGCAGCAGTAGAAGACACCGAAGCTGGGCTCATTTAAAGTCTTTGCAGCAGCAGGAAACATGGAGTAAAAGTGCTTGGGATGCTCACAGGCCATCAGACGAACTCaactcttcctcacttcctcctGCTGAgacttaacccttgtgctgtcctcgggtcaaatcaatctgttttaatgtgttttatgtcagaaatatagatttctttcaaccaaattgtccaaaaattacacagatgttttttaatggtttcaaaacagtaaacGGACTAAACTTTAACatatacccatctgtgatccactcaacaccctctgatcttaactattagtcaaaataattcataattcttgcctttttaactaaaaacttacATATTATTTGATGCAAATGAGGTGttgtttgttgaccatgaagctggaaaagtgacaaataaatcagaaaaagcgacaaaaacatcgggagaccacaaaaaaatgtttgttttcaattttgacctggaaggacaagttcatgattaatgggaagacaacagaagggttaaaagaaatgctgaaTGGTAAATTGCAATACCAAGTGATGATactcaaatgttaaaatatgcttttatgTCCCAAAAGGCACCAAAATAAggataattaatttaaataattagtCCACCATATTTGGATTTAAGTCCAAATATAAAGAGCTGTCCTCGTGTTTTGCTGCATTTTCTGTGTAATTTTGAAAATTGCTTGTCTGCTTCTTTTGCGTTGCCTTTATTGTGAAACTCCTGGTtatgacaaaaaagagaaagaaaaagacattttgaagacGCTGGGTGATTGCAGCATGTCCCAGGTAAATGTGAGGATCACTGCAGATGAGCTGAAGCATCCTGTCGTAGACTGAATGGTGAGTAGTGCACCAAACATTTttgtagaaagaaaaaattcacacaaatacactcgCACACTTGTACATGAGTGACAAAATACAATCGTCACAGCTTGCTGAGAGTTTCTGGCCTCGCACTGTCTGTTTCTACAAAATCACACACTCTGGGGTTTGGGATTTTCATCTTGGTTTGGagaaattattatcattaatgaaaaatgtgtttgtgtagacACATCCATGCAAACAAGAAGATGACAAAAGTAACATTGGCTCTTTTGCCCTTTTTGCCTgagaaaattgttaaaattagAAATTTCATACATGAACATTTGAGTTTTCCCATTTCAAGTCATTTCTTGACTTACTCATTGAAATAATTCTAGAAGCTTAAATTGACATTAAGGAATCTTCACAGCTCTATTGTGCAacacgtttttgttgcttttcatgATAATAACTATGGCAATTTGTGATTCTCTGATCATTTTGAGTTTAGTTTAGTATTTCTGCACCAAGATGtcaaaaatggagagaaaaaatacaagCTGGGAAGTTCCaaacattacaaataaatggaaatgagaggtcagatatgtgtgtgtgtgtgtgtgtgggagagagatagaaagagagaatgtgtgtctgtgtgtgtgtgtgtggaagtgtgtgtgtgtgtgtgtgggtgcgtgtgtgtgtgtgtgtgtgtgtggttgtgtgtgtgtatgtgtgtgtgtacgcagagagagagggagtgtgtgatGTTGCAGAGAGGGTGtatgttgtctgtgtgtatttaaagacagaaaatcaCAGTTGATGGCACATCGTGTCTGTGTGTCATCTGGATCATGTGacagctgtgttttttcctgcaCTCCACTCCTCTGAGTCCAGAAGTTCCAGGCAAATACTATGAAGTCAGCACTGAGAAATAAATGGCAAGGTGGAGTTattagcaataaaacaaaagaaatgtgcatACTTCCGCACTTACACCATGCTATTTTGAGTGCATAAGTGCGTTCACATGGACAGATGTTACAGTGTGGTCTTAATCCCTCTGTTCACTGCACTTCTCGACCTCAATGGCCAAAGGGGAGGGAccacccaaaaataaaataaaattgcgGTAAAAGGAAGTGACAACAGGAAGCTGTAATGCTCCGCCGGTTGCAATTCAGCGttataaagaagaagaaaaagaagaagtcaaATATTGGAATTGTAATTTCCTGTAAGTGCACAACAGTCGTTTGTGATTTGAGACTACACTGTTGAAATTCACACAGTACGCAAGTAAGTACATATGCAGACTGTGCATGACATAGAAGTGTACTGCtggttaacattaacataaccAGTTAGCAAGAAATACACAGCTTTGTAGTCTGGATTTAGATCTCCGAATCACTGGACGTCTCTCCACT includes:
- the prdm8b gene encoding PR domain zinc finger protein 8b; amino-acid sequence: MEESSSQKLVWDGDAKAVQQCLTDIFTSVYTTCDIPENAIFGPCVLSHTSLYDSIAFIALKSTDKRTAPYIFRVDTSAANSTSEGLMWLRLVQSARDKEEQNLEAYVKNGQLLYRSLRRIEKDEELLVWYGKDLIDLLLLSSSRAPTKSKGSSHYSCPDCSQRFQFEFPFLAHLRFRCTKRLQSITGVDEEPSKDSTTEQPKTTPTRTSPKLGRSEGFSSPQDSNKPSTDFHNLARDLENNRTSPPSDKEAEICSESSGKRKFSEIEDRERRGPSLPQSKSKDELATSAQNYRGAYGLEENHKAFSPPGSTELGQGKRSAFTEVKKSSQNLKHHSGNKNLQSSNSENKDGGRPSSNPSEKHLNIRQVLTETQPPQTSPMGSAFTSVTQQGGGSGGERKSAFSQPSRSSFAQISPLVMPAKLLDCHPAVGDTISSNRLYQADHLAAKLQGAELGANCPVPGGMAKQNPFVYATTFWPKNSGAIQLQMPSALTLLPPSFTSLCLPAQNWCAKCNASFRMTSDLVYHMRSHHKKEYAMEPLVKRRREEKLKCPICNESFRERHHLSRHMTSHN